Part of the Pseudomonas chlororaphis genome, GGGGCGAGGACGGCCGGGCATTGATCCTGCCCAGCGAAGCCGACGGCGGCGAACAATGGGTCAGCCGCGAGGAACTGGCCCTCGACTACAGTGGCCAGGCCTTGTTCGCCCGGCCACGGCATGAACTCGAAGACTTGCGCGCCCCCTTGGTGCCGCGGGTCGAAGCGTGGTTTCGCGACACCTTGAAACTGTCGCGCTGGCTGTACAGCGACGCGATCCTGGCGAGCTTGCTGATCAACCTGCTGGGGTTGATGGTGCCGCTGTTCGTCATGCAGACCTACGACCGCGTGGTGCCCAACCAGGCCACTTCGACTTTGTGGGTGCTGGCCGTGGGATTGTTGATCGGCACCGGGTTCGAGCTGGTGCTGCGGGTGGTGCGCGCTCATCTGTTGGACACCGCCGGCAAGAAAACCGACGTGATCCTCTCCGCGACCCTGTTCGAACGCATCACCGGCATGGCCATGAAAGCCAAGCCGGTGACCATCGGCGGGTTCGCCCAGAGCATCCATGACTTCCAGGGCCTGCGCGAATTTCTCACCGCCGTGACCCTCACCAGCCTCATCGACCTGCCCTTCGCCGTGCTGATGCTGGTGGTGATCGGCTTGCTGGGCGGCTGGCTGGTGGTGATTCCGGTCATCGCGTTCCCGATCACCATTGTTTTCGCCATGATCATCCAGGTGCGCCTGCGCGACACCGTGCAAAAAAGCCTGGCCCTGGGCGCCCAACGCCAGGCCTTGCTGATCGAAACCCTCGGCGGCCTGGAAACCCTCAAGGCCTGCAGCGCCGAAAGCGAGCGCCAGCATCAATGGGAAAGCACCCACGGCGCCCTCACCCGCCTGGACAGCCACGCGCGCAACCTCTCGGCGCTGGCGACCAACGGTACGCTGTTCCTGCAACAACTGGCCGGCATGGCGACCATCGTGGCCGGGGTCTACAGCATCATCGCCGGCAACCTCAGCGTCGGCGCACTGGTGGCCACCTACATGCTCGGCAGCCGGGTGCTGGCACCCCTGGGCCAGATCGCCGGGCTGATCACCCGCTACCAGCAAGCCCAGCTCACCATGCGCAGCACCGATGCCCTGATGGCCCTGCCCCAGGAGCGCGATGCCAGGCAGCGGCCGCTGGAGCGCACCCAATTGCAGGGTGCGCTGGACATCAGCGGCGTGACGTTCCATTACAACGGCCAGAGCACCCCGGCCTTGGCCGACATCAGCTTCAGCCTCAAGCCCGGCGAACGGGTCGGGATCATCGGGCGCAGCGGCTCGGGCAAAAGCACCCTGGCGCGCCTGGTGATGGGTTTCTATGCGCCGCAGGAAGGCCAACTGCTGCTCGACGGCCTGGACCTGCGGCAGCTGGACGTCGCCGACCTGCGCCAACAGGTCGGCTACGTGGCCCACGACTTGCCGTTGCTGGCCGGCAGCCTGCGCGACAACCTCACTCTGGGCGCCCGCTACGTCAGCGACGCGCGCATGCTGGAAGTGGCGGAACTGACCGGCGTCACCGAACTGGCCCGCCAGCATCCCCAAGGCTTCGACCGCCCGGTGGGTGAGCGTGGCCAACTGCTCTCCGGTGGACAACGCCAGGCCGTGCTGATGGCCCGGGCCCTGCTGCTCGACCCGCCGATCCTGCTGCTGGACGAACCCACCAGTGCCATGGACAACAGCAGCGAGGACCTCTTGCGGCAAAAACTTCATACCCGTGTGCAGGGCAAGACCGTGCTGCTGGTTACCCACCGCACCTCGATGCTGAGCCTGGTGGACCGCCTGGTGGTGCTGGACAACGGCCGGATCGTGGCGGACGGGCCGAAGGACGCGGTGATCGATGCGCTGCGCAAGGGGCGGGTGGGGTCTGGCGCCGTCTAGTCGATGCCGTGGCGAGGGAGCTTGCTCCCGCTGGGCTGCGTAGCGGCCCCGGACCCTGACACCGCGGAACGTCAGGCAGATCGAGTTGATTTTTTGGGGCCACTTCGCAGCCCAGCGGGAGCAAGCTCCCTCGCCACAAAAGCGTCACTTGGCTTTATTTCACTTAACCAACGGGTATCCCCATGTCTGCCCAAACACCCGATCCAACTGCCCGAAGCTACTTCGGCAGTTTCAACAAAAGCGCCGAAAGCGAGTTCATGGCGGAAACCGCCAGCGCGGCGTTGCAGGATTCGCCTCGGCGATCGCGGGTCACCGTGTGGCTGGCCGCCGGGCTGATCATCACCGGGTTGGTCTGGGCGAAGCTGGCGGTCTTGCAGGAAGTCACCACCGGCGAAGGCAAGGCGATTCCGTCGAGCAAAGTGCAGGTGATCCAGAACCTGGAAGGCGGCATCGTCACCGAGATTTTCGTGCGCGAAGGCCAGATGGTGAACAAGGGTGACACCCTGTTGCGCCTGGATGACACGCGGTTCCTGTCGAACAAGGGCGAAAGCGAAGCCGACCGCTACGCCTTGACCGCCCAGGTCGAACGGCTCTCGGCCGAGGCCGAGGGGCGCCCCTTCACGCTGTCGGCCGAGGTGGCCAGCAAGGCCCCGCAAGTGGCCGAGGACGAACGCGCGCTGTACGAACAACGGCAACGGCGCCTGGCCAGCGAAAAACGGACCCTGACCGAACAACTGCGGCAGAAGACCCAGGAACTGGCGGAGTTTCGCTCCAAGCAAAGCCAGTTCAGCTCTGCCCTGGCCTTGCTGCAAGAAGAAATGAACATGTCCGCGCCCTTGGTGAAGACCGGGGCCGTGTCGCCGGTGGAGATCCTGCGGCTCAAACGCAACGCGGTGGAAATCCGCGGCTCGCTCAACGCCACCACCCTGGCCATTCCCCGGGCCGAATCGGCGATCAATGAGATCAAGAGCAAGATCGACGAATCGGAACAGACCTTCCGCTCAGACGCGGCCAAGGACCTCAACGAAAAACGCACCGAGCTGTCGAAAATCACCGCCTCGAGCATCGCCATCGACGACCGCGTGTCCCGCACCACCGTGGTCTCGCCGGTGCACGGGGTGATCAAGCAATTGAAGGTCAACACCATCGGCGGCGTGGTGCAGCCGGGCAGCGACATGGTGGAAATCGTGCCCTTGGAAGACAACCTGCTGATCGAAGCCAAGGTCCGTCCGCAGGACGTGGCATTCCTGCATCCGGGCCAGAAAGCCATGGTCAAGTTCAGCGCCTACGACTACACCATCTACGGCGGACTGAGCGCCCGCCTCGAACTGATCGGCGCCGACACCATCACCGACGACAAGGGCAACAGCTTCTACCTGATCCAGGTCCGCACCGACAAAAACCACTTGGGGGGCGACGTGAAGCCGCTGCTGATCATCCCGGGGATGGTGGCGACCGTGGACATCATCACCGGAGAGAAAAGCGTGCTGGACTACTTGCTCAAACCGGTGCTGAAGGCGCGGACCGAGGCGATGCGCGAGCGGTAGTCTCTGGCTGGGACTATCTGTGGCCATTCGGGCCCCTTCGCGGGCAAGCCCGCTCCCACATTGGATGGATGATGCGCCTCAGAGCCTCTGTGGGAGCGGGCTTGCCCGCGAAGGGGGCGGCAGGAACACGCACTATTTTTCAGCATGGTTGCGCCGAAACGTCTGCTCCCCCATCGCCGCAATCTGCCCTTCGATCAACGCCTCGAACGGCTTCAGCAACGGCTCGAAACTCGTCGGTGCCTCCAGTACCTGCAATGCCTGGACAATCGCCTCCACCGTCGACAGCGCCCCTGGCCCCGGTGCCTTGCGCAAGCGATAGCGGGACACCCCGCCGTCAGCCAGCGTCACCCTCGGCAGTGCCGCCAGCAATGGATTGAGGTGCAGCAACTTGCGCGCCTTGCGCCAGGTACCGTCCGGCACCACCAACAGCAGTGGATCGTCGGACGCTGCATAAGCCTGCAACGGTTGCGCGACCTCGCCGGGAAACAGCAGGCGTGCCTGATACCCCGGCCGGTGGAGCAATTGCGGCAAGTCTTCGAACACTTCGCCCACGATCAGCTCGGCATTGTTCAACCCCAGGGCCGCCAGCCGGGCGGTGTTCAAGGCGTGATTGACTTCGCTGGGATGCTGCAGCAGCAACACCCGGGTACGGCTGTCGAGGCTGGGAATCAGCGGGCACAGGCAATGGCTTTGTGGCCGGTGGCAACGCGGGCAATGGATTCGGGACATGGCGGCACCTCAGGCCTGGTTGAGCTGCGCCTTGAGCAGGTCGCGGAAGGTCTGGATCAAAGGTTCGCGGCTGCGGCCACGGCGCACGATCATCGAAAACGGCGCCTGGTAGCCAAAGGTGGCCGGCAGCAGCACCCGCAAATCGCCCTTGTCGACCCAGGCCTGGGCGTAATGCTCGGGCAAGTAACCGACATAGGCACCGGACAACACCAGGATCAACTGCGCCTCCATGCTCTCCACCGTCGCCGCGCTGTGCTTGAAACCATGGCGGGCCAGTTCGGCCTGGCTCCAATACCCGCGTCCGACCATACGCTGCTGGGTAATGACTGGTTCGGGGATGCGCCGCTCGTGGAACAACGGGTGGCGATTGCTGCAATACAACCAATGCTGCTCGCGGTACAGCGGCATGTAGACCAGCCCGCTCATGCGCGTGGAAAACGCGCCGATGGCCAGGTCCAGGCGGTTGTCCTGCACACCGAGCTGCAGTTCATAAGGGCTCAGGACGGACAGGTGCAGGTGCACCGCCGGATGCTCCTGGCTGTAGGCACCGATGGCCTCGGCGAATGGCAAGGCCTTGTCGCTGACGGTGGAGTCGATCACGCCCAGGTTCAGCGTGCCGCGCAGCTCCCCCTTGAGGGCCGCCGCATACTGTTCGAACCCTTCGAGCTCACCCAGCAGGCGCAGGGTTTCCTGGTGGAACAATTCGCCCTTGCTGGTCAGGCTGAACCCACCCCGCCCGCGATGACACAGCACCAGGCCCAGGGCCGATTCGAGCTGGCTCATGTAAGTGCTGATGGCCGATGTCGAAAGGTTGAGTTCGTGCTGGGCGTTGGCAAACCCCTGGTGCCGGACCACGCTGACGAAAATACGCAGCAGTTTCAGGTCGGGTAGAGCGTTGGCCATTGGGTTTCTCCGTACCGGCGTATCACTGCAAGACTGTGTGGCGAGGGGATTTATCCCCGCTGGGCTGCGAAGCAGCCCCAATACCATTTTCCTGACACACCGAGCTTTCAGGTTTTAGGGCCGCTTCGCGCCCCAGCGGGGATAAATCCCCTCGCCACAGAACCACACCCATCCAAACAGGGGGACCGTGCTGACGCGGAGTCTATCGCCCTACCCCACATTAGTTTAGAAAAATCTGAACTAAGTATTTGCCCCCAGCGATTTTTCAGCGCCACGGCTTTTCGCAGAATCGGCCCCTGATAAATAAAACAACGATGAGGCCCTACCCGTGGACAAGATTCTTCACCAGCCACTGGGCGGCAACGAAATGCCGCGCTTCGGCGGCATCGCCACCATGATGCGCCTTCCCCACGTGCCCACCGCCGCCGGCCTGGACGCTGCCTTCGTCGGCGTGCCGCTGGACATCGGCACCTCCCTGCGCGCCGGCACCCGTTTCGGGCCCCGCGAGATCCGCGCCGAATCGGTGATGATCCGCCCCTACAACATGGCCACCGGCGCTGCGCCCTTCGACTCGCTGTCGGTCGCCGACATCGGCGACGTGGCAATCAACACCTTCAACCTGCTGGACGCGGTACGGATCATCGAAGAGTCGTACCACACCATCCTCGAACACGACGTCATCCCCCTGACCCTGGGCGGCGACCACACCATCACGCTGCCGATCCTGCGGGCCATCCACAAGAAACACGGAAAGGTCGGCCTGGTGCACATCGACGCCCACGCCGACGTGAACGACCACATGTTCGGCGAGAAGATCGCCCACGGCACCACGTTCCGCCGGGCCGTGGAAGAGGGCCTGCTCGATTGCGATCGCGTGGTGCAGATCGGCCTGCGCGCCCAGGGCTATACCGCCGATGACTTCAACTGGAGCCGCCGCCAGGGCTTTCGCGTGGTCCAGGCCGAAGAGTGCTGGCACCATTCCCTGGCGCCGCTGATGGCTGAAGTCCGGGAGAAGGTCGGGGGCGGCCCGGTGTACCTGAGCTTTGACATCGACGGCATCGACCCGGCCTGGGCCCCAGGCACCGGCACCCCGGAAATCGGCGGTCTGACCACCATCCAGGCGATCGAAATCGTGCGCGGCTGCCAGGGCCTCGACCTGGTCGGTTGCGATCTGGTAGAAGTCTCGCCGCCGTACGACACCACCGGCAATACCTCGCTGCTGGGCGCCAACCTGCTGTACGAGATGCTCTGCGTACTGCCTGGCGTGGCTCATCGCTGAGGGGCGCGCCATGAACGAACGCGAGCAAGTCCTGCTGGCCGCCGCCGAACTGGTGGCGGCCTTCGCCAGCAACGACCGCGAGGCTTACTTCGGCGCGTTCACCGCCGATGCGAGTTTCGTGTTCCACACCCTCGAACAGCCGTTGCTGTCACGCGATGCCTACCAGGCGTTGTGGGATCGCTGGCGGTCCGAGGATGGCTTCGAGGTGCTGGCGTGCACCTCGAGCAACGCCTTCGTCAGCCTGCAAGGTGACGTGGCGGTTTTCATCCATGACGTGGCCACCGAGCTGCGCTTGCAAGGGGAGCGACACTTTAGCCAGGAGCGCGAAACCATCCTGTTCCGCAAGCAGGAAGGACGCACACAAGAACAACAGGGCCTTTGGCTGGCCTGCCATGAACATTTGTCCGCCATGCCGGAAGGGCTGCCACCCCCTTAGCCAAACAGGCGACGTCCACCTTCGATGAACGCGCCTCGATGATCGGAGCAGATCATGCATAACAATAATGAAAACAGCCTTACGCAAATCGAAACCAACGGGGTCGAACAGATCCCGGACCACGAACGCACCGCCGGCCCGGGCGATCTGTTTCGCCTGATCTTCGGCGGCGCCAACACCTTCGCCACCGCCGTGCTGGGCAGTTTCCCGGTGCTGTTCGGCCTGTCGTTCCAGGCCGGGGCCTGGGCGATCGTCCTGGGGGTGTTGGTGGGTTCGATCATCCTCGCCCCCATGGGCCTGTTCGGCCCGCTCAACGGCACCAACAACGCGGTGTCCTCCGGTGCGCACTTCGGTGTGCATGGTCGGATCGTCGGTTCGTTCCTGTCGCTGCTGACCGCCATCGCGTTCTTCTCGTTGTCGGTGTGGAGCTCCGGAGATGCGTTGATCGGCGGCGCCAAGCGGCTGGTCGGCGTCCCGGAAACCGACCTGAGCCTGGGCCTGGCCTACGGCCTGTTCGCCCTGCTGGTGTTGACGGTGTGCATCTACGGCTTTCGCTTCATGCTGTGGGTCAACCGTGTGGCCGTGTGGGCCGCCAGCTTGCTGTTCCTGCTGGGCATCGTGGCGTTCGCGCCGAGCTTCGACAGCCAGTTCGCCGGCACCGTCGGGTTTGGTCAACCGGGCTTCTGGGCGGCGTTCATCGGCGCGGCGCTGGTGGCCATGAGCAACCCGATTTCCTTCGGCGCGTTCCTCGGTGACTGGTCGCGCTACATCCCGCGCCACACCTCCAAGCGGCGCATCATGCTGGCGGTGATCGCCGCACAACTGGCCACCCTGATCCCGTTCCTGTTCGGCCTCGCCACCGCCACCATCGTGGCGATCAAGGCCCCGGACTACATCGCGGCGAACAACTACGTGGGCGGGCTGCTGGCGGTGTCGCCGAGCTGGTTCTTCCTGCCAGTGTGCCTGATCGCGGTGATTGGCGGCATGTCCACCGGCACCACGTCGCTGTATGGCACCGGGCTGGACATGTCCAGCGTGTTCCCACGGCTGTTGTCGCGGGTCAAGGCGACGTTGCTGATCGGCCTGCTGTCGATTGCCTTCATCTTCATCGGGCGCTTCGCCGCGAACCTGGTGCAGAGCGTGTCGACCTTCGCCGTGCTGATCATCACCTGCACCACCCCGTGGATGGTGATCATGATCATCGGCCTGCTGGTGCGACGCGGTTTCTACTGCCCGGACGACCTGCAAGTGTTCACCCGAGGCGAAACCGGCGGACGCTACTGGTTCAACCATGGCTGGAACTGGCGCGGCCTGGGAGCGTGGATCCCCAGCGCACTGGTCGGGCTGTGCTTCGTCAACCTGCCGGGGCAGTTCGTCGGCCCGTTGGGTGAACTGGCCGGTGGCATCGACATCAGCCTGCCGGTGACCCTGGGCCTGGCGTCGGTGGTGTACCTGGTGTTGCTTGGGCTGTTCGCCGAGCCGGCGGCGGTGTATGGGCCGCAGGATCCGCGTAGCAAAGACGCTTCGGTGCCCATCGATCCATCAGCCCTCAGGCAAACCGCCTGATCCGAGACAACGAAATCCCTGTGGCGAGGGAGCTTGCTCCCGCAGGGTCGCGCAGCGGCCCCTTGATGACGACTGCTGCGCAGTCGAGCGGGAGCAAGCTCCCTCGCCACAAAAGCGCGTTCGCATAGAGGCTGGGATGTCATGGATAGCAGCCTCGCCTCGCCTCACACAAAAAAGACAATCGGAGACTCGCCACCATGGCTTTGGACTTAATCGTCGTTCTTCTCTACGCCACGGGCATGATCGCCCTGGGCTGGTATGGCATGCGTCGCGCCAAGACCCGCGACGACTACCTGGTCGCCGGACGCAACCTCGGCCCGGGCTTCTACCTGGGCACCATGGCCGCGACGGTCCTGGGCGGCGCGTCCACCATCGGCATCGTGCGCCTGGGCTATGTCCATGGGATTTCCGGCTTCTGGCTGTGCGGCGCCATCGGCCTGGGCATCGTCGGCCTGAGCCTGTTTCTGGCCAAGCCGCTGCTCAAACTCAAGATCTACACCGTGACCCAGGTGCTGGAGCGCCGCTACAACCCGGCCGCGCGTCACGCCAGTGCGCTGATCATGCTGGTGTATGCGTTGATGATCGGCGCCACCTCGACCATCGCCATCGGCACGGTGATGCAAGTGCTGTTCGGCCTGCCCTTCTGGGTCTCGATCCTGGTGGGCGGTGGCGTGGTGGTGCTGTACTCCACCATCGGCGGCATGTGGTCGCTGACCCTCACCGACATCGTGCAGTTTCTGATCATGACCATCGGCCTGGTGTTCCTGCTGATGCCGATGTCCATCGTCGACGCCGGCGGTTGGGATGCGATGGTGGCGAAACTGCCGGCCAGTTACTTCGATTTCACCGCCATTGGCTGGGACACCATCCTTACCTACTTCCTGATCTACTTCTTCGGGATTTTCATCGGCCAGGACATCTGGCAGCGGGTGTTCACCGCTCGCAGCGAAGGCGTGGCGAAAGTGGCCGGCACCGCCGCCGGTCTGTATTGCGTGCTCTATGGCCTGGCCGGGGCATTGATCGGCATGGCCGCCAAGGTGTTGCTGCCGGACCTTGCCAACGTCAACAACGCCTTTGCCAGCGTGGTCCAGACCAGCCTGCCCAACGGGATTCGCGGGCTGGTGGTCGCCGCTGCCCTGGCGGCCTTGATGTCCACCGCCGCAGCTGGCCTGCTCGCGGCGTCCACCACGGTGGTGCAGGACCTGTTGCCACGTTTGCGCCAAGGCCGTGAAGGCGGCAGCGGCGATGTCCACGAGAACCGCATCGCCACCCTGCTGATGGGGGCATTGGTGTTGGTTATCGCCCTGGTGGTCAGTGACGTCATCAGCGCCCTGACCCTGGCCTATAACCTGTTGGTGGGCGGCATGCTGATCCCGTTGATTGGCGCCATCTACTGGAAACGCGCCACCACCGCCGGCGCGATCAGCAGCATGTCGCTGGGCTTCCTGACGGCGTTGTTCTTCATGGTCAAGGACGGCCTGGACGCCAACACGCCGATCTACTACAGCCTGAGCGTGGC contains:
- a CDS encoding hemolysin secretion protein D, with protein sequence MSAQTPDPTARSYFGSFNKSAESEFMAETASAALQDSPRRSRVTVWLAAGLIITGLVWAKLAVLQEVTTGEGKAIPSSKVQVIQNLEGGIVTEIFVREGQMVNKGDTLLRLDDTRFLSNKGESEADRYALTAQVERLSAEAEGRPFTLSAEVASKAPQVAEDERALYEQRQRRLASEKRTLTEQLRQKTQELAEFRSKQSQFSSALALLQEEMNMSAPLVKTGAVSPVEILRLKRNAVEIRGSLNATTLAIPRAESAINEIKSKIDESEQTFRSDAAKDLNEKRTELSKITASSIAIDDRVSRTTVVSPVHGVIKQLKVNTIGGVVQPGSDMVEIVPLEDNLLIEAKVRPQDVAFLHPGQKAMVKFSAYDYTIYGGLSARLELIGADTITDDKGNSFYLIQVRTDKNHLGGDVKPLLIIPGMVATVDIITGEKSVLDYLLKPVLKARTEAMRER
- a CDS encoding sodium:solute symporter, with translation MALDLIVVLLYATGMIALGWYGMRRAKTRDDYLVAGRNLGPGFYLGTMAATVLGGASTIGIVRLGYVHGISGFWLCGAIGLGIVGLSLFLAKPLLKLKIYTVTQVLERRYNPAARHASALIMLVYALMIGATSTIAIGTVMQVLFGLPFWVSILVGGGVVVLYSTIGGMWSLTLTDIVQFLIMTIGLVFLLMPMSIVDAGGWDAMVAKLPASYFDFTAIGWDTILTYFLIYFFGIFIGQDIWQRVFTARSEGVAKVAGTAAGLYCVLYGLAGALIGMAAKVLLPDLANVNNAFASVVQTSLPNGIRGLVVAAALAALMSTAAAGLLAASTTVVQDLLPRLRQGREGGSGDVHENRIATLLMGALVLVIALVVSDVISALTLAYNLLVGGMLIPLIGAIYWKRATTAGAISSMSLGFLTALFFMVKDGLDANTPIYYSLSVALVSFVVVSLLSPRANAVAKMV
- a CDS encoding nitrate reductase → MHNNNENSLTQIETNGVEQIPDHERTAGPGDLFRLIFGGANTFATAVLGSFPVLFGLSFQAGAWAIVLGVLVGSIILAPMGLFGPLNGTNNAVSSGAHFGVHGRIVGSFLSLLTAIAFFSLSVWSSGDALIGGAKRLVGVPETDLSLGLAYGLFALLVLTVCIYGFRFMLWVNRVAVWAASLLFLLGIVAFAPSFDSQFAGTVGFGQPGFWAAFIGAALVAMSNPISFGAFLGDWSRYIPRHTSKRRIMLAVIAAQLATLIPFLFGLATATIVAIKAPDYIAANNYVGGLLAVSPSWFFLPVCLIAVIGGMSTGTTSLYGTGLDMSSVFPRLLSRVKATLLIGLLSIAFIFIGRFAANLVQSVSTFAVLIITCTTPWMVIMIIGLLVRRGFYCPDDLQVFTRGETGGRYWFNHGWNWRGLGAWIPSALVGLCFVNLPGQFVGPLGELAGGIDISLPVTLGLASVVYLVLLGLFAEPAAVYGPQDPRSKDASVPIDPSALRQTA
- a CDS encoding DTW domain-containing protein; this encodes MSRIHCPRCHRPQSHCLCPLIPSLDSRTRVLLLQHPSEVNHALNTARLAALGLNNAELIVGEVFEDLPQLLHRPGYQARLLFPGEVAQPLQAYAASDDPLLLVVPDGTWRKARKLLHLNPLLAALPRVTLADGGVSRYRLRKAPGPGALSTVEAIVQALQVLEAPTSFEPLLKPFEALIEGQIAAMGEQTFRRNHAEK
- a CDS encoding ketosteroid isomerase: MNEREQVLLAAAELVAAFASNDREAYFGAFTADASFVFHTLEQPLLSRDAYQALWDRWRSEDGFEVLACTSSNAFVSLQGDVAVFIHDVATELRLQGERHFSQERETILFRKQEGRTQEQQGLWLACHEHLSAMPEGLPPP
- a CDS encoding LysR family transcriptional regulator, with the protein product MANALPDLKLLRIFVSVVRHQGFANAQHELNLSTSAISTYMSQLESALGLVLCHRGRGGFSLTSKGELFHQETLRLLGELEGFEQYAAALKGELRGTLNLGVIDSTVSDKALPFAEAIGAYSQEHPAVHLHLSVLSPYELQLGVQDNRLDLAIGAFSTRMSGLVYMPLYREQHWLYCSNRHPLFHERRIPEPVITQQRMVGRGYWSQAELARHGFKHSAATVESMEAQLILVLSGAYVGYLPEHYAQAWVDKGDLRVLLPATFGYQAPFSMIVRRGRSREPLIQTFRDLLKAQLNQA
- a CDS encoding agmatinase: MDKILHQPLGGNEMPRFGGIATMMRLPHVPTAAGLDAAFVGVPLDIGTSLRAGTRFGPREIRAESVMIRPYNMATGAAPFDSLSVADIGDVAINTFNLLDAVRIIEESYHTILEHDVIPLTLGGDHTITLPILRAIHKKHGKVGLVHIDAHADVNDHMFGEKIAHGTTFRRAVEEGLLDCDRVVQIGLRAQGYTADDFNWSRRQGFRVVQAEECWHHSLAPLMAEVREKVGGGPVYLSFDIDGIDPAWAPGTGTPEIGGLTTIQAIEIVRGCQGLDLVGCDLVEVSPPYDTTGNTSLLGANLLYEMLCVLPGVAHR
- a CDS encoding ABC transporter yields the protein MTSMEPATPGADPRLNFDDPLLDGLLILCKLHGATASRASLSAGLPMAHQRLGLELLPRAAARASLQARVLRRELADISPLNLPVMLILAGGRCAVLRRWGEDGRALILPSEADGGEQWVSREELALDYSGQALFARPRHELEDLRAPLVPRVEAWFRDTLKLSRWLYSDAILASLLINLLGLMVPLFVMQTYDRVVPNQATSTLWVLAVGLLIGTGFELVLRVVRAHLLDTAGKKTDVILSATLFERITGMAMKAKPVTIGGFAQSIHDFQGLREFLTAVTLTSLIDLPFAVLMLVVIGLLGGWLVVIPVIAFPITIVFAMIIQVRLRDTVQKSLALGAQRQALLIETLGGLETLKACSAESERQHQWESTHGALTRLDSHARNLSALATNGTLFLQQLAGMATIVAGVYSIIAGNLSVGALVATYMLGSRVLAPLGQIAGLITRYQQAQLTMRSTDALMALPQERDARQRPLERTQLQGALDISGVTFHYNGQSTPALADISFSLKPGERVGIIGRSGSGKSTLARLVMGFYAPQEGQLLLDGLDLRQLDVADLRQQVGYVAHDLPLLAGSLRDNLTLGARYVSDARMLEVAELTGVTELARQHPQGFDRPVGERGQLLSGGQRQAVLMARALLLDPPILLLDEPTSAMDNSSEDLLRQKLHTRVQGKTVLLVTHRTSMLSLVDRLVVLDNGRIVADGPKDAVIDALRKGRVGSGAV